A genome region from Methanobacterium spitsbergense includes the following:
- a CDS encoding DUF362 domain-containing protein, protein MGANEYHKKGNFIDSELGKKNTDSKGSPVCAARMDPSKAYAEIPQLLQKVINDDDPEAWAAIVEKIDYIYAHIDHSLICLDMETGFIKEVKFLTESGKKLLFKPNLVGPQVIEPNTHGEDLGAPICTDWSVIAALMRWFHDKLAINYHQMSLGEASTSSLILESIFSDIAGKKITSEAVFEGRSGDFNGGWGFYFVRKYLGEHHQSSHTDDPMKGYEDSIAGRYITPGKASDRLMVYDLNKLDHDSSRGRTVPVPEGENYKEITIHKVIIGGHPANSEDMKDYPGSILINVPKLKIHAQDLITNAIKNLGIGLYPTQCHSGTCDKNTWKYALPSTEMPSYKAKLPHMPWVVEMDDETNLPVKDENGKYLTTKTAGMPGTQADIIKAVQAQNVFMVHVSDSINMINLNHNAEGIAVRIPEGYIFSSLDCIAMDILCSRYCFKTVPMSEGLELKRKNNWNTEFVHHVPVAKIEGKNIITTEGLDSPLFRYNLYQYAEKRGLGQQQYYVTGWDSINSTPMASLSGHLGRIENNKFIEMMTNTMYYNPSCMLWDMQKTIMSYAEAHDTLTGSSIVNEFMEGFDENGDGIIDYDENGKKGFWTPGFSMLSHALDIQITQDYGEQKGSFYQTANFVLKHTDKNWSPQGHDFAKEFMLISIATLAFEMSKSEITNEDPFVPGMSWGNGMWPSWQLARWVLLSNSIYGAQSTDKISNNSLFGTAFSYADKTRNNGAYTGSVDPMISSPDAVNAYFEAVSKGDDSLDFTLYVPLGLGSLDDKNIPNVKETNDPNKIFTASFNNGQEIW, encoded by the coding sequence ATGGGTGCAAATGAATATCATAAAAAAGGAAATTTCATAGATTCAGAATTGGGAAAGAAAAATACAGATTCAAAGGGATCACCTGTCTGTGCTGCACGTATGGATCCTTCAAAGGCCTATGCAGAAATTCCTCAACTGCTTCAGAAGGTAATTAACGACGATGATCCAGAGGCATGGGCAGCGATAGTTGAAAAAATCGACTATATATACGCCCATATTGATCATTCTCTGATCTGTCTTGACATGGAAACAGGATTCATTAAAGAGGTGAAATTTCTGACAGAATCAGGAAAGAAATTGTTATTCAAACCTAATTTGGTCGGGCCACAGGTTATTGAACCTAATACTCACGGTGAAGATCTGGGTGCACCTATTTGTACGGACTGGTCGGTGATAGCTGCTTTGATGAGGTGGTTCCATGATAAACTAGCCATCAACTATCACCAGATGTCTTTAGGTGAGGCTTCTACATCGTCCTTAATTTTGGAATCTATTTTTAGTGATATTGCAGGGAAAAAAATCACTTCTGAAGCTGTTTTTGAAGGACGAAGTGGGGATTTTAATGGAGGTTGGGGTTTCTACTTCGTTCGTAAGTATTTGGGTGAGCATCATCAATCATCCCATACTGACGACCCCATGAAGGGCTATGAAGACAGCATTGCAGGTAGATACATTACTCCAGGTAAAGCAAGTGATCGGTTGATGGTTTACGATCTAAACAAGCTAGACCATGATTCATCCCGTGGAAGAACGGTTCCAGTTCCAGAGGGAGAGAATTACAAAGAAATCACCATTCACAAGGTAATAATTGGTGGTCATCCAGCTAATTCTGAAGATATGAAAGATTATCCGGGTTCCATACTCATAAATGTTCCCAAACTCAAAATCCATGCCCAGGACCTAATCACCAATGCAATTAAAAATCTTGGTATAGGACTCTACCCCACACAATGTCACTCGGGTACGTGCGATAAAAATACATGGAAATACGCGTTACCATCTACAGAAATGCCTAGTTATAAAGCAAAGCTTCCACACATGCCATGGGTTGTGGAAATGGATGATGAAACCAACCTGCCTGTAAAGGACGAAAACGGAAAATACTTAACCACAAAGACTGCAGGAATGCCCGGAACTCAGGCTGATATTATTAAAGCAGTACAGGCCCAGAATGTGTTCATGGTACATGTTTCAGATTCCATCAATATGATCAATCTTAACCATAATGCTGAAGGTATCGCTGTCAGAATTCCTGAAGGATACATCTTCTCATCACTAGACTGTATTGCAATGGACATTCTATGCTCAAGATACTGTTTCAAGACAGTGCCCATGTCTGAAGGATTGGAACTCAAAAGAAAGAACAATTGGAACACCGAGTTTGTGCATCATGTTCCTGTGGCTAAAATTGAAGGAAAAAATATAATAACAACAGAGGGACTTGATTCACCTCTTTTCAGATATAATCTATATCAATATGCTGAAAAAAGAGGATTAGGACAGCAGCAGTACTATGTAACAGGATGGGACAGTATAAACAGCACACCAATGGCATCGCTCTCCGGTCATCTTGGTAGAATTGAAAATAACAAATTCATTGAAATGATGACAAATACCATGTATTACAATCCTAGCTGCATGCTTTGGGATATGCAAAAAACTATCATGAGCTATGCAGAAGCACATGATACCCTAACAGGTTCTTCAATTGTAAATGAATTCATGGAAGGGTTTGATGAGAACGGTGATGGAATAATAGACTACGATGAGAATGGTAAAAAAGGATTCTGGACTCCTGGTTTCAGTATGCTCTCTCATGCATTGGATATTCAAATCACACAAGATTATGGTGAGCAGAAGGGTTCTTTTTATCAGACAGCTAATTTTGTACTTAAACATACAGATAAGAACTGGAGTCCACAGGGTCATGATTTTGCCAAGGAGTTCATGTTAATTTCGATTGCAACTTTGGCATTTGAAATGTCAAAGTCGGAAATAACGAACGAAGATCCTTTTGTTCCTGGAATGAGCTGGGGAAATGGTATGTGGCCAAGCTGGCAGCTCGCAAGATGGGTATTGTTATCTAATAGTATATATGGTGCACAATCAACTGATAAGATCAGCAACAATTCTCTTTTTGGAACAGCATTCAGTTATGCTGATAAGACTAGAAATAACGGGGCATATACTGGAAGTGTAGACCCGATGATATCCAGTCCTGATGCAGTCAATGCATATTTTGAAGCGGTTTCTAAGGGAGATGATAGCTTGGATTTCACCCTGTATGTACCATTAGGCTTGGGGAGTCTTGATGACAAAAATATTCCTAATGTAAAAGAGACGAACGATCCTAACAAGATATTCACAGCTAGCTTTAATAATGGTCAGGAGATATGGTAA
- a CDS encoding SDR family oxidoreductase, translating into MSNSEYYKNKICLVTGANSGIGYAVSEELLKRGATVYMVGRNPDKVAAAAEQLSQYKDRIHTIIVDVTNQKQVQKAIEDTAAEAGSLDFLFNNAGVGGTLPFEQATLEDWKNIIDTNLWSVIYGVHAAVPIMLKQGSGHIINTSSIAGLIPFPFQGLYSLTKFGVTGLTECLKYEYAEKGLHFSNICPSNIATPIFKKSIDGTTHDQIKIPDDAYPADKAAELILDRVSEYKGIIVVPEDELVGIWKKYNLEDPDAEEFLLKMASERRAAYERGGNYY; encoded by the coding sequence ATGAGTAATTCAGAATATTATAAAAATAAAATATGTTTGGTTACAGGTGCAAATTCTGGTATTGGATATGCAGTGAGTGAAGAACTTCTAAAAAGAGGAGCAACTGTATATATGGTTGGACGTAACCCTGATAAGGTAGCAGCGGCTGCTGAACAACTTTCTCAATACAAAGATCGAATTCACACCATCATAGTTGATGTAACAAATCAAAAACAGGTACAAAAGGCAATTGAAGATACTGCAGCAGAAGCAGGTAGTCTCGACTTTTTATTCAACAATGCAGGTGTTGGTGGTACTTTACCTTTTGAACAAGCTACACTCGAAGATTGGAAAAATATCATTGATACTAACCTTTGGAGTGTTATTTATGGTGTTCATGCTGCTGTACCCATTATGTTAAAACAGGGTTCTGGTCATATAATCAACACAAGCTCCATAGCAGGTCTTATACCATTTCCATTTCAGGGGCTTTATTCACTTACAAAATTTGGGGTCACAGGTCTCACTGAATGTCTGAAATATGAGTACGCTGAGAAAGGGCTCCATTTTTCGAATATCTGCCCCTCCAATATTGCCACTCCCATCTTTAAAAAATCAATAGATGGCACAACTCATGATCAAATAAAAATCCCGGATGATGCATATCCTGCTGACAAAGCAGCAGAACTAATTCTTGACAGGGTTTCAGAATATAAGGGGATTATAGTTGTTCCTGAAGACGAACTTGTAGGTATATGGAAAAAATATAACCTTGAAGATCCTGATGCAGAAGAATTCCTACTTAAAATGGCATCCGAACGCAGAGCTGCGTATGAAAGGGGCGGAAATTATTATTAA
- a CDS encoding acetoacetate decarboxylase family protein encodes MFRPEKDFTYLMPIHFGGGKFDPESKIYQKVTSLAMSYETDRKILENFIPEEFELLVPEVQVAFSKFTEINWMHGGQYNVINVSAPVSFTGKKDQLEGDYTLVTWENNTQPILGGREQTGIPKIYADIADLHILKPHYATTTSYEGNTFLNMNFEATNAITGNDLEQLKSQFKTMNTIGWRYIPKVGAPGAELSQFILYPQSIKAETAQIGKGSLKWTEQTPMQNPSQYHIINSLASLPIKKINQAVLMDGSAELHAMGAKIIK; translated from the coding sequence ATGTTTAGACCTGAAAAAGACTTCACATACTTAATGCCAATACATTTTGGTGGAGGTAAATTTGATCCAGAATCGAAAATTTATCAGAAAGTAACTTCTCTTGCCATGAGTTATGAAACTGACAGGAAAATTCTAGAAAATTTTATTCCTGAAGAATTTGAATTACTTGTTCCCGAGGTACAAGTAGCATTCTCGAAATTTACTGAGATCAACTGGATGCATGGTGGACAGTATAATGTGATTAATGTATCTGCGCCTGTAAGTTTTACTGGAAAAAAGGACCAACTGGAAGGGGATTACACTCTTGTAACATGGGAGAACAACACACAACCCATCCTTGGGGGAAGGGAACAGACAGGTATTCCAAAAATTTATGCAGATATTGCAGACCTACACATATTAAAACCCCATTATGCAACCACAACCAGTTATGAGGGAAACACCTTTTTGAATATGAACTTCGAAGCAACGAATGCAATAACTGGAAATGATTTAGAACAGCTAAAATCACAATTTAAAACTATGAACACCATTGGATGGAGGTATATTCCAAAAGTAGGAGCACCAGGGGCAGAGCTAAGCCAATTTATACTTTATCCTCAGAGTATAAAAGCTGAAACAGCACAAATAGGAAAAGGCAGCCTTAAATGGACAGAACAAACTCCGATGCAGAATCCCTCTCAATATCATATAATTAACAGTCTAGCATCTTTACCAATTAAAAAGATTAATCAGGCTGTTTTAATGGATGGTAGTGCTGAACTTCATGCTATGGGAGCTAAAATAATAAAGTGA
- a CDS encoding beta strand repeat-containing protein, whose product MERFIGQCKFSINDHNLMVLVVLITLLAVIFALGMGNVSAAPGDTIYVNGNSTLGNDDWNGESATYQSGIIGPKYSIKNATGTVNTNGQIYIANEQYQGINNTGITIDKNMTINGESQTDTIINGTGANWIFNIQNGIYFSINNLTLTNATTTNGGAIMNDGTLTVTGSTFTGNKATNYGGAIYNHDGTLTVTGSTFINNNAVVGGAIFKNDGTLTVTGSTFTGNNAGSGGAIYNNKDTLTVTCSTFTGNTANSDGGAIYNGGTLTVNNSNFTSNTAQYHGGAIANYEGTVINNSTFTSNNSANSGGAIYNYYGTLTATDSNFTSNTADVGGAIFNYGGTVNVTDSTFTSNFATYYGAIYNEGILTVNNSTFTSNTAQAYGGAIYNAYDSTLNVSFCRIVGNTPYDIYSDGDSCDVDYNWWGSNFVGSDPVTAGRVVGATVSKWLVLTTTSDPNTINTGETSNITADLLHDQDGVYQNPTGGHVPDGIVVNFASDALGTVNPLTSTMINGETSTLFTAGLNPGISTITSTVDAETVNTDVTINSAAPPIVTSTNPVNNAVNVALNKVIQITFDKNIQLGMNPWIELYETVTGNTKTFTTNIVDNILSITPTSLLALGTSYSVILHSNSITDMAGIGLTAPYTTRFTTEAAPVVTSTSPLYNAFNVALNKVIQITFDKAIQLGTNPWIELKTSNSGTIVPYTTNIIGNVLSITPNSLLNAGTKYTVILHSNSITDMQGNGLNTPYTTIFTTTLPPVVTSTSPMNNEVNVAVNKVIQINFSKAIQLGTNSWIELKNQYGQIKPYTTSINGNTLNITANAAFARGTTYTVILHSNSVTSTGGAGLTTPYTTKFTTTTT is encoded by the coding sequence GTGGAAAGATTTATAGGACAATGTAAATTTTCAATAAATGATCATAATTTAATGGTTTTAGTAGTTTTAATAACCCTATTAGCTGTTATTTTTGCTTTGGGTATGGGTAATGTTTCAGCTGCACCGGGAGATACTATTTATGTTAATGGTAATAGTACTTTGGGAAATGATGATTGGAATGGTGAATCTGCAACATATCAATCAGGCATAATCGGCCCTAAATATTCAATAAAAAACGCAACAGGAACAGTAAACACCAACGGACAAATATACATAGCCAATGAACAATACCAAGGAATAAACAACACAGGAATCACCATTGATAAAAACATGACTATTAATGGAGAAAGTCAAACGGATACAATAATAAACGGAACCGGCGCCAACTGGATATTCAATATCCAAAATGGAATATATTTTTCAATCAACAACCTAACACTAACCAACGCAACCACAACTAATGGTGGTGCTATCATGAATGATGGTACTTTGACTGTAACAGGCAGTACATTCACAGGTAACAAAGCAACTAATTATGGTGGTGCTATCTACAACCATGATGGTACTTTGACTGTAACAGGCAGTACATTCATAAACAACAATGCAGTTGTTGGTGGTGCTATCTTCAAAAATGATGGTACTTTGACTGTAACAGGCAGTACTTTCACAGGTAACAATGCAGGTAGTGGTGGTGCTATCTACAACAATAAGGATACTTTAACCGTAACATGCAGTACTTTCACAGGTAACACCGCAAATTCTGATGGTGGTGCCATCTACAATGGTGGTACTTTGACTGTAAACAACAGTAATTTCACCAGTAACACCGCACAATATCATGGTGGTGCTATCGCCAATTATGAGGGTACTGTGATAAATAATAGTACTTTCACCAGTAACAACTCTGCAAATTCTGGTGGTGCTATCTACAATTATTATGGTACTTTGACTGCAACAGATAGTAATTTCACCAGTAACACCGCAGATGTTGGTGGTGCTATCTTCAATTATGGTGGTACTGTGAATGTAACAGACAGTACTTTCACCAGTAACTTTGCAACTTATTATGGTGCTATCTACAATGAGGGTATTTTGACAGTAAATAACAGTACGTTCACCAGTAACACCGCACAAGCTTATGGTGGTGCTATCTACAATGCTTATGATAGTACTTTGAATGTGAGTTTCTGTCGGATTGTAGGAAACACGCCATATGATATATATTCTGATGGAGATTCCTGTGATGTTGATTATAATTGGTGGGGGTCTAACTTTGTGGGATCAGATCCAGTTACAGCAGGAAGAGTAGTAGGGGCCACTGTTTCTAAGTGGTTAGTTTTAACTACTACATCTGATCCGAACACCATTAATACTGGTGAAACCTCAAATATCACAGCTGATCTGTTACATGATCAAGATGGAGTTTACCAAAACCCTACCGGTGGTCATGTTCCTGATGGAATTGTTGTTAACTTCGCAAGCGATGCATTAGGCACAGTCAACCCATTAACAAGTACTATGATTAATGGTGAAACATCAACACTCTTTACAGCAGGTTTAAATCCAGGAATATCTACAATAACATCAACTGTTGATGCAGAAACCGTAAATACAGATGTTACAATTAACTCAGCTGCACCTCCAATTGTTACCAGCACAAATCCGGTTAACAATGCAGTTAATGTCGCATTGAATAAGGTAATACAGATAACCTTCGACAAAAACATACAACTCGGAATGAACCCTTGGATAGAACTCTATGAAACAGTAACAGGAAACACCAAAACATTCACAACAAACATAGTAGACAATATATTATCCATAACACCAACCTCACTACTAGCACTAGGAACATCGTACTCTGTTATCCTACACTCCAACAGCATCACAGATATGGCAGGAATTGGATTAACAGCCCCTTATACAACACGATTCACAACAGAAGCTGCACCAGTTGTTACCAGTACAAGTCCACTTTACAATGCATTTAACGTCGCATTAAATAAGGTGATACAGATAACCTTTGATAAAGCCATACAACTCGGAACCAATCCATGGATCGAACTCAAAACAAGCAACAGTGGAACAATAGTACCATACACAACAAACATAATAGGAAATGTACTATCAATAACACCTAACTCACTCTTAAATGCAGGAACTAAATACACAGTCATCCTACACTCCAACAGCATAACAGACATGCAAGGAAATGGTTTAAACACACCGTACACAACCATATTCACAACAACCTTACCACCAGTCGTAACAAGCACAAGTCCAATGAACAACGAAGTTAATGTGGCTGTAAATAAGGTGATACAAATCAACTTCAGCAAAGCCATCCAACTCGGAACTAACTCATGGATAGAACTCAAAAATCAATACGGACAAATAAAACCATACACAACCAGTATAAACGGTAACACACTGAATATAACAGCCAACGCAGCATTTGCAAGAGGAACAACCTACACAGTCATACTACATTCAAACAGCGTTACAAGCACAGGCGGAGCAGGACTAACAACACCATACACAACAAAATTCACAACAACCACAACATAA
- a CDS encoding histidine kinase dimerization/phosphoacceptor domain -containing protein encodes MVYEKILLVEDDSLEAMDLKRTLEFLGYEVPCVASSAEEAVAKALEIMPDLILMDIFLKGDCDGIEAASKIKELNIPIIYLTAHSEESTVERAKVTEPYGYIIKPYNINEIKYSIEFSIYKNKMEKALRESEERYSKTLDAVNDGLWDWDTSSGNVFFSNNYCKILGYDPGEFPANHESWRLLVHPDDIDSVEKKVQESVESGRGFEIDLRMKTKSGKWLNVSTQGKEIEKDSTGNPTRIVGTLRDRTDRVKAEKMIKESLEEKEMLLKEIHHRVKNNLMIISSLLNLQSQYITDKASQDIFKESQNRARSMALIHERLYQSTDLKRINFGEYITSLANELFHTYEADLGLIKLKINAEDIFLDINTAIPLGLIVNELITNSITHAFPEGKRGKINIDFHPRDNHYEFIVKDNGIGFPEDIDYQNTDSLGLQIITSLTNQIDGKIELNKNNETEFKITFKQLEL; translated from the coding sequence ATGGTATACGAAAAAATTTTATTGGTAGAGGATGATAGTTTAGAAGCCATGGATCTTAAGCGTACATTAGAATTTTTAGGTTATGAAGTCCCATGTGTCGCGTCCAGTGCAGAAGAAGCTGTAGCAAAAGCTTTAGAAATAATGCCAGATCTTATCTTGATGGATATATTTCTTAAAGGAGATTGTGATGGTATTGAAGCTGCTTCTAAGATTAAAGAGCTTAATATACCTATTATTTATTTAACTGCTCATTCTGAAGAATCTACAGTTGAAAGAGCCAAAGTAACAGAACCCTATGGATATATAATTAAACCCTATAATATTAATGAAATTAAATATTCTATAGAGTTCTCAATTTACAAGAATAAAATGGAAAAAGCTCTCAGGGAAAGTGAAGAACGTTATTCCAAAACCCTTGACGCAGTGAATGATGGACTCTGGGACTGGGATACATCATCGGGAAATGTATTCTTCAGCAATAATTATTGCAAAATATTGGGATACGATCCTGGAGAATTCCCTGCCAACCATGAATCTTGGAGATTGCTTGTTCACCCGGATGATATAGATTCTGTTGAAAAAAAGGTACAAGAAAGCGTGGAATCCGGCAGAGGATTTGAAATAGATCTTCGGATGAAAACTAAATCAGGAAAATGGTTAAATGTATCTACCCAGGGCAAAGAAATTGAAAAAGATTCAACAGGAAACCCAACACGGATAGTTGGAACACTCAGAGATAGAACAGATCGTGTAAAAGCTGAAAAAATGATTAAAGAATCACTTGAAGAAAAAGAAATGCTCTTGAAGGAGATCCATCACAGGGTGAAAAATAATTTGATGATTATATCCAGCCTCTTGAACCTTCAGTCACAATACATAACAGATAAAGCATCTCAAGATATTTTCAAAGAAAGTCAAAACCGTGCACGATCCATGGCACTTATACATGAACGATTATACCAATCAACCGATCTTAAAAGAATAAATTTCGGTGAATACATCACATCACTGGCCAATGAACTTTTCCATACATATGAAGCGGATTTGGGCCTTATAAAACTAAAAATTAATGCTGAAGATATTTTCCTCGACATAAACACAGCAATACCATTAGGATTAATAGTAAACGAACTCATCACCAACAGTATAACACATGCATTTCCAGAAGGCAAAAGGGGAAAAATCAATATTGACTTCCATCCCCGAGACAATCACTACGAATTCATCGTTAAAGATAACGGAATAGGATTTCCCGAAGATATAGATTACCAAAACACAGACTCACTCGGTTTACAAATAATAACAAGTTTAACAAACCAAATTGATGGTAAAATTGAGCTTAATAAAAATAATGAAACAGAATTTAAGATAACTTTTAAACAGTTAGAATTATAA
- a CDS encoding PepSY domain-containing protein, protein MDKLNVVLIIAVIILVGMLGAAFGYMFLTNMNKTGNNSTLNQTNGTNVTNSTIPYTSEYISFSKAKSIAKSDAGKGVVTSDPILVKAKNGDAVYYSTYTYNGANIGGIIINAKTGAVLSNQQNIPTDTQNNNYNNNKNYDTGSSDSGSSDSGSSDSGSSGHWEPDPNNPDNEIWVTN, encoded by the coding sequence ATGGATAAGTTGAATGTAGTCTTAATAATCGCCGTAATAATCTTAGTTGGCATGTTAGGTGCTGCATTTGGATATATGTTCTTAACAAATATGAATAAAACTGGTAATAATTCCACATTAAATCAAACAAATGGAACTAATGTTACAAATAGTACAATCCCATACACTTCGGAATATATAAGTTTCAGTAAAGCAAAATCGATAGCAAAAAGTGACGCAGGTAAAGGAGTAGTAACAAGTGATCCGATATTAGTAAAAGCCAAGAATGGAGACGCGGTTTATTATAGTACCTATACTTATAATGGAGCCAATATTGGTGGAATAATAATAAATGCTAAAACCGGAGCTGTTCTCAGTAATCAACAAAATATACCAACCGACACACAAAATAACAATTACAACAACAACAAAAACTATGATACAGGAAGTAGTGATTCTGGAAGTAGTGATTCTGGAAGTAGTGATTCTGGAAGTAGTGGACACTGGGAACCCGACCCCAATAACCCGGATAATGAAATTTGGGTAACAAATTAA
- a CDS encoding DUF998 domain-containing protein — protein sequence MHGTNNKLLHKSNIEFTEATVWFEVDLCLINVKQNGDLMNKNDMITKRQDRLKFYAFCGIIAPIFFWFMVIVESLLRPGYSQYYNYVSDLGVGHLAILQNINFFVFGILTIGLAIGLRKGLPSPQGRALKWTIWFVIIFALGVFFAGVFPESFLSANPHNIVSSTAFVAVIAAQLLIWQGLKNKDSTIWGRYRTYSLISGLLSLILVILLKVAILYGIYPGLSQRAFLLVSWIWIGVTGLKLYIISQNQRPIMN from the coding sequence ATGCACGGGACAAACAATAAGTTGTTACACAAATCAAACATCGAATTTACTGAGGCCACAGTTTGGTTTGAAGTGGATTTATGTTTGATAAATGTAAAACAAAATGGTGATTTAATGAATAAAAATGATATGATTACTAAAAGACAAGACAGACTAAAATTTTATGCATTTTGTGGTATTATTGCTCCTATATTCTTTTGGTTTATGGTAATAGTGGAGAGTCTTTTACGGCCGGGTTATAGCCAGTATTATAATTATGTTAGTGATCTCGGTGTCGGCCACTTAGCAATACTTCAAAATATCAATTTCTTTGTATTTGGTATTTTAACAATTGGTTTGGCTATTGGTCTTCGAAAGGGTTTACCAAGCCCACAAGGGAGAGCATTGAAATGGACGATATGGTTTGTAATAATATTCGCTCTGGGTGTATTTTTTGCAGGAGTATTTCCTGAAAGTTTTCTATCAGCAAACCCGCATAATATAGTCAGTTCAACTGCTTTCGTTGCTGTTATCGCAGCACAGTTACTAATTTGGCAAGGGTTAAAAAATAAAGATAGCACGATTTGGGGGAGATATAGAACTTATTCATTAATAAGTGGTTTACTGTCACTAATTTTGGTAATTTTGCTCAAAGTCGCTATTCTTTATGGTATATACCCTGGGCTTTCACAGAGAGCATTTCTTTTAGTATCTTGGATCTGGATTGGGGTAACAGGACTAAAACTCTATATAATATCACAAAACCAAAGACCAATAATGAACTGA
- a CDS encoding MarR family winged helix-turn-helix transcriptional regulator — protein MDLIKLQNINEIWKYWEAINKQIRLKHRETAQKYGFTFEQFHLLIELDHHSELNISADVLPPTIGEVAFDMGNAPHTLSDRIKRLEKKGLVEKRRDDNDLRVVRVMLTDKGQNIINKIKNEAGNIFIYNALEKMDEKSLENLLNGLKQLNKELI, from the coding sequence ATGGATTTGATTAAACTGCAAAACATAAATGAAATTTGGAAATACTGGGAAGCTATTAATAAACAAATAAGGTTGAAACATCGTGAAACAGCACAGAAGTATGGTTTTACATTTGAACAGTTTCATCTCTTAATTGAACTGGACCATCATTCTGAATTAAATATTTCTGCAGATGTTTTACCTCCCACAATAGGAGAAGTAGCCTTTGATATGGGTAATGCTCCACATACACTGTCTGATAGGATTAAAAGACTTGAAAAAAAAGGTCTTGTTGAAAAGAGAAGAGATGATAACGATCTAAGAGTTGTTCGAGTTATGCTCACAGATAAAGGTCAAAATATTATCAACAAGATAAAAAATGAAGCAGGAAACATTTTTATATACAATGCACTTGAAAAAATGGATGAAAAATCATTAGAAAACCTGTTAAATGGATTAAAACAATTAAATAAAGAATTAATCTAG